The DNA region CCGTAGACCGGCAGGGGCTTGCCCTCCAGGGCGTTTAAGATCATCAGCGGGATGAGCTTTTCCGGGAACTGGTACGGACCGTAGTTGTTGGAGCAGTTGGTGATCAGGATCGGCAGTCCGTATGTCCGGTGCCAGGCCCGGACCAGATGGTCGCTTGCGGCCTTGCTGGCCGCATAGGGCGAGCTGGGGGCGTAGGGTGTTTTTTCGGTAAAGGCCGGATCCTCCGGCCCCAGATCGCCGAACACCTCGTCCGTGGAGACGTGATGAAACCTGAAGGCGCGCCGCGCGTGGGCGTCCAGCTCGCTCCAGTAGACCCGGGCCGCTTCGAGCAGATTCTGGGTTCCGGTCACATTGGTTTGCACAAAGACCGAGGGCCCGGCGATGGACCGGTCCACATGGGACTCGGCCGCCAGATGCATGACCGCATCCGGCCGGTGCTCGCGAAACACCCGGTCCAGGGCCTGACGGTCTCGGATGTCCACCTGTTCAAAGACGTGCCGGGGATGGTCCCTGGCCTGGCCCAGGGACTCCGGATTGCCGGCATAGGTGAGCGCGTCGACATTGACCGCCTGGTGGGAGGTCTTCTCGATGATATGCCGAACCAGGGCCGAGCCGATGAACCCGGCTCCGCCGGTGACGAGTATCTTCATAGCCTTTGCTTCTGGGGTGCCCTGGGGTGTTGGAGCCAGAACATGTGGTGCATCATGAACAGGCGGACTGTCAAGTTCAAGGAGGGAGGTTTGGCCGCTGATGGGCTGTCTGCGGAAAGAAAAGAGAGATCTTTTACCGCTGATAAAGATGATCGACGCTGATGGGAGGAAAGAGGCCTCTGGTCATGGATCAACGGAGATCAGCGCGATCTGCGGTTGATGCTTTTCTTTGGCCGCTAATGGGCTGTCTGTGGAAAGAAAAAGAGGAAGAGCTTTTACCGCTGATAAAGATGATCGGCGCTGATAAGAAGAAAAGGGGCTCTGATCGTGGATCAGCGGAATCAGCGCAATCTGCGGTTATTTCTTCTCTTTTGCCGCTGACGGGCGGTATGCGGAAAGAAAAAGAGAAAGAGCTTTAGCCGCTGATAAAGATGATCGACGCTGATAAGAAGAAAAGGGGCTCTGATCGTGGATCAGCGGAGATCAGCGCGATCTGCGGTTCATTCTTCCTCGTCATTCCCGCGAAAGACTGTCTATAGGGACCACCCTTCCCTATCCCTCCCTGGTCAGGGCTGTGCATGGCACACACTTGACACCGTGGGGTTAT from Desulfovermiculus halophilus DSM 18834 includes:
- the rfbB gene encoding dTDP-glucose 4,6-dehydratase, whose protein sequence is MKILVTGGAGFIGSALVRHIIEKTSHQAVNVDALTYAGNPESLGQARDHPRHVFEQVDIRDRQALDRVFREHRPDAVMHLAAESHVDRSIAGPSVFVQTNVTGTQNLLEAARVYWSELDAHARRAFRFHHVSTDEVFGDLGPEDPAFTEKTPYAPSSPYAASKAASDHLVRAWHRTYGLPILITNCSNNYGPYQFPEKLIPLMILNALEGKPLPVYGRGENVRDWLYVEDHARALRLVLEKGLPGRTYNIGGRCEKTNMEVVTAICDILDELRPVTSDESQVTKDGDGLQVTSDTSRVTRHSSLISFVPDRPGHDRRYAIDDARISRELGWRPQESFDSGLRKTIKWYLDNTEWVDRVRTGEYREWIETNYGQRGAVSTL